In Passer domesticus isolate bPasDom1 chromosome 1, bPasDom1.hap1, whole genome shotgun sequence, one DNA window encodes the following:
- the GCNT2 gene encoding LOW QUALITY PROTEIN: N-acetyllactosaminide beta-1,6-N-acetylglucosaminyl-transferase (The sequence of the model RefSeq protein was modified relative to this genomic sequence to represent the inferred CDS: inserted 9 bases in 5 codons; substituted 3 bases at 3 genomic stop codons) — CNIRYCLFAVLRHSVSLPFVFYAVNLQAQKPVWRLNFSLSLILAEGCKAFIEDKVSFXRKLPLREPNCTEYITQNHRITCALTAEDAVRPXAYLMALHXEFETFEIFFRELFMLQIVYGVHVDVXSRSHFPSSRQRCFLGASLISWAKRVVXGSTSHLWADFHCMLGLGHALVLLLNTCGQDLSLKHVRXIIQLLKGLGGKNITPXGAATPQVTTCTKYVHREQLXSSFSFTLWTFVCKWPSDHLFWLCVHGHHLALCGVRAAGPACSPSAGAARGHQQP, encoded by the exons TGCAACATCAGATATTGCCTTTTTGCAGTTCTGCGTCACAGTGTTTCACTTCCATTTGTTTTCTATGCTGTTAATTTGCAAGCACAAAAACCTGTTTGGAGGCTGAACTTCTCACTGAGTTTGATTTTAGCAGAAGGCTGTAAAGCATTCATTGAAGACAAGGTGTCCTTCTGAAGGAAATTACCACTCAGAGAACCCAACTGCACAGAGTACATCACACAGAACCACCGCATCACCTGTGCCCTCACAGCTGAGGATGCTGTGCGCCC CGCCTACCTCATGGCATTGCA AGAGTTTGAGACCTTTGAGATTTTCTTCAGGGAGCTGTTCATGCTCCAGATTGTCTATGGTGTCCATGTGGATG ATTCAAGGAGCCATTTCCCTTCCAGCAGGCAGCGTTGTTTTCTCGGCGCCTCCCTCATTTCCTGGGCAAAGAGGGTGGTCTAGGGCAGCACATCCCACCTGTGGGCTGACTTCCACTGCATGCTTGGCCTTGGCCATGCCCTGGTGCTCCTACTCAACACCTGTGGTCAGGACCTCTCCTTGAAGCACGTCAG GATCATCCAGCTGCTGAAGGGCCTTGGGGGCAAGAACATCACACC GGGTGCTGCCACTCCCCAGGTCACCACCTGCACCAAATATGTGCACAGGGAGCAATTATagtcttccttttctttcacgCTGTGGACATTTGTGTGCAAATGGCCATCTGACCACCTGTTTTGGCTCTGTGTCCACGGCCACCACCTGGCTCTTTGTGGGGTTCGTGCAGCAGGACCAGCATGTTCTCCATCTGCTGGAGCGGCCCGAGGACACCAACAGCCCTGA